One stretch of Thermococcus sp. 21S9 DNA includes these proteins:
- a CDS encoding HD domain-containing protein, giving the protein MKLVHDPIHGGIELDDFAVKLVDTPEFQRLRRITQLGLAFLVYPSARHTRFEHSLGTFHIARLIRERNPEIDEEAVYSALLHDLGHYPFSHTLECLFPRHEDNTRWLIKHGEIGDVLRERFSLGEFLGLLKHPLVSGDIDADRMDYLVRDAYYTGVAYGLVDLERLIRNLRWDGGRLILGEKGIMAGQNLLISRSMMYPTVYQHHTVRIAGAMLCKAVELEGIELEELRKMDEVDLVARLRASERKEVRELIGAIENRKLYKRVVWSGEELDEGTIRELKRELESEFGHLALLDYPPKPRFEERNAFVEFNGEIKRLSEVSPVVRALVEAKESNWRWGIYAREDLVGEVREFISKRLK; this is encoded by the coding sequence ATGAAGCTCGTCCACGACCCGATACATGGCGGGATAGAGCTCGACGACTTCGCGGTAAAGCTGGTTGACACACCTGAGTTCCAGAGGCTCAGGAGGATTACCCAGCTTGGTCTGGCTTTCCTCGTCTACCCTTCTGCCAGACACACGCGCTTCGAGCACTCCCTCGGGACCTTCCACATAGCGAGGCTCATACGGGAGAGAAACCCGGAAATTGACGAGGAAGCGGTTTACTCGGCCCTGCTCCACGACCTCGGGCACTACCCCTTCAGCCACACCCTTGAATGCCTCTTCCCGAGGCACGAGGACAACACGAGGTGGCTGATAAAGCACGGGGAAATCGGCGACGTTTTACGGGAGCGGTTCTCGCTCGGGGAGTTCCTCGGCCTTCTCAAGCACCCCCTCGTGAGCGGTGACATAGACGCCGATAGAATGGACTACCTCGTGCGAGATGCGTACTACACCGGCGTTGCCTACGGGCTGGTCGACCTCGAGAGGCTCATACGAAACCTCCGCTGGGACGGAGGGAGACTAATCCTCGGAGAGAAGGGGATAATGGCCGGCCAGAATCTCCTGATATCGAGGAGCATGATGTATCCAACGGTCTACCAGCACCACACGGTCAGGATAGCGGGCGCGATGCTGTGCAAGGCCGTTGAGCTCGAAGGGATTGAGCTTGAGGAGCTCCGGAAAATGGACGAGGTTGACCTCGTTGCTCGGCTGAGGGCGAGCGAGAGAAAAGAAGTCCGCGAGCTCATCGGTGCAATCGAGAATAGAAAACTCTACAAGCGCGTCGTCTGGAGCGGAGAGGAGCTTGATGAAGGAACCATCAGGGAGCTAAAACGGGAGCTGGAAAGCGAGTTCGGCCACCTGGCGTTGCTTGATTACCCACCAAAACCGAGGTTCGAGGAGAGGAATGCCTTTGTGGAGTTCAACGGAGAAATTAAACGCCTGAGCGAGGTCTCGCCGGTCGTCAGGGCGCTCGTCGAGGCCAAGGAAAGCAACTGGCGCTGGGGAATCTACGCGAGGGAGGACCTCGTGGGGGAAGTCCGGGAGTTCATCTCCAAAAGGCTTAAGTAG
- a CDS encoding ABC transporter ATP-binding protein: MIIEARNLKKHFGSIHALDGVTVSIPEGVTLILGPNGGGKSTFLKLATGVYRPTSGEIRVFGETPWNNWKVKARFGVAYDPPAFPQFTTGREWLTLFAESKGACEDEVGRVAELFEVKTFIDKRISGYSSGMLKRLSLAQAFIGSPELIFLDEPLANIDFDSMEKVIEIIEDMRGKTNFVIISHIWEPLMPIVDWVVVIGNGKLVLSGKAEEVQEEVEKLFKPRIRRKERGGKDVPLSPGQEGPHPANG; the protein is encoded by the coding sequence ATGATAATCGAAGCTAGAAACCTTAAGAAACACTTCGGGAGCATTCACGCCCTTGATGGAGTCACGGTTAGCATTCCAGAGGGAGTCACGCTAATCCTCGGCCCCAACGGTGGCGGAAAGAGCACTTTCCTAAAGCTCGCCACAGGGGTTTACAGGCCGACCTCCGGAGAAATTAGGGTGTTCGGCGAAACCCCATGGAACAACTGGAAAGTCAAGGCCCGCTTCGGCGTCGCCTACGACCCGCCGGCCTTTCCACAGTTCACAACGGGACGGGAATGGCTCACTCTTTTTGCAGAGAGCAAAGGAGCATGTGAAGATGAAGTTGGGCGTGTAGCGGAGCTCTTTGAGGTGAAGACCTTCATTGATAAGCGCATAAGCGGTTATTCTTCGGGAATGCTAAAGAGATTGAGCCTCGCGCAGGCCTTCATAGGAAGTCCAGAGCTGATATTCCTCGACGAGCCTCTCGCCAATATAGACTTTGACAGCATGGAGAAAGTCATTGAAATCATCGAGGATATGAGGGGGAAAACCAACTTCGTAATCATAAGCCACATCTGGGAGCCTCTGATGCCCATCGTTGACTGGGTCGTCGTGATAGGCAACGGAAAGCTCGTTCTGAGCGGAAAAGCCGAGGAAGTTCAAGAAGAGGTCGAGAAGCTGTTCAAGCCACGCATCAGAAGGAAGGAGAGAGGGGGCAAAGACGTCCCCCTCTCCCCCGGGCAGGAGGGTCCACACCCTGCCAACGGTTAG
- a CDS encoding GTP cyclohydrolase IV produces MIETQEEVPEIREPLRRVGITNLRSVAKINWKGKVYTFLPLFEVTIDVPAEKKGIHMSRLVESITEAMSEAVEEEVREAHSSLEELGRAVIRRLEGKHPHRRAEVWIKTHLIIPRETPASGKTSYEPYDVEVGVIKNEDGTFEKVLRVRVIGNTACPHAMANNNGKTHIQRAIGELEVRTAFDEEIALEDMIDVVESSFSHPTYTLLKTVDENAVVQGMFANPKFVEDVAREIFVKAREKFRGKLHVKVISNESIHKHDVIAETWS; encoded by the coding sequence GTGATTGAGACTCAGGAAGAAGTTCCGGAGATTAGAGAACCCCTCAGGCGCGTCGGCATAACTAACCTCAGGAGCGTCGCCAAGATTAACTGGAAGGGAAAGGTCTACACGTTCCTCCCGCTCTTCGAGGTCACGATAGACGTCCCTGCCGAGAAAAAGGGAATCCACATGAGCAGGCTCGTGGAGAGCATAACCGAGGCCATGAGCGAGGCCGTGGAGGAAGAGGTTAGGGAAGCCCACAGCTCGCTTGAGGAGCTTGGAAGGGCTGTCATAAGGCGCCTTGAGGGCAAGCATCCGCATAGAAGGGCGGAAGTCTGGATTAAGACCCACCTCATAATCCCCAGGGAAACGCCGGCGAGCGGGAAGACGAGCTACGAGCCCTACGACGTCGAGGTCGGCGTCATCAAGAACGAGGACGGCACATTCGAGAAGGTTCTCCGCGTCAGGGTTATAGGCAACACCGCCTGCCCGCACGCGATGGCCAACAACAACGGCAAGACCCACATACAGAGGGCCATCGGCGAGCTCGAGGTCAGGACGGCCTTCGACGAGGAGATAGCGCTCGAAGACATGATTGACGTCGTGGAGAGCTCCTTCAGCCACCCGACGTATACACTCCTGAAGACGGTTGACGAGAACGCGGTCGTTCAGGGCATGTTCGCGAACCCGAAGTTCGTTGAAGATGTCGCGCGCGAGATTTTCGTCAAGGCCCGAGAGAAGTTTAGGGGCAAACTCCACGTGAAAGTCATCAGCAACGAGAGCATCCACAAGCACGATGTTATAGCCGAGACGTGGAGCTGA
- a CDS encoding DUF1699 family protein, whose protein sequence is MKVRVSAKTYDELLRKLSELNEDVTEVYVSLRPTKEVVVKILENAPNVKRISCPPSLYPKVSKRVIYALSQLGIELVPENRPRGRPRKYDEKTVKLVRELARKGVPMREISERLGIPLRTVYYMVNELRA, encoded by the coding sequence ATGAAGGTTCGGGTGAGCGCCAAAACCTACGATGAACTCCTGCGGAAGCTTTCCGAGCTCAATGAGGACGTCACCGAGGTTTACGTTAGTTTAAGGCCGACCAAGGAGGTCGTAGTCAAAATCCTCGAGAACGCGCCCAACGTGAAGAGGATAAGCTGTCCGCCGAGTCTCTATCCAAAGGTCTCCAAGAGGGTTATCTATGCCCTCAGCCAGCTCGGTATAGAGCTCGTCCCCGAGAACAGGCCAAGAGGGAGGCCGAGGAAGTACGACGAAAAAACGGTGAAGCTCGTCCGCGAGCTGGCCAGGAAGGGCGTTCCGATGCGGGAAATCAGCGAGCGCCTCGGTATTCCCCTGAGGACCGTTTACTACATGGTGAACGAGCTCCGGGCTTAA
- a CDS encoding DUF530 family protein has translation MTTTEELVAQVNKILDDIGIDLGELFENFEPAKLAYTLQRNVSLLNDLQDELERRVGETAPSVRFMDKKNKDPHLQWIYRKKHNRALALERLRSAITAHKMALALLSANYTFKLGRKEIPIDAITKENFEKVRAVEKPVKLGRLEVLPHLAYSGDVLRLLAKESIEVRETFKFIKGKLREKGTVRTKSIRIEVEYFENNRLKKARLDLPADADIEMELRKRFGRRFRWRVLTFVKTRGVLINNHYTVDNLALAYASLDPENGAEKLGLDIFRYYFLTSSTERETLGIFPGIKLCVDCHYSILDLPFRHEKDFKTGQGSIYVIRKCEMEEQLTGKRKDITTIPNYLLGGVLLYGMSPYDEGKVAEVLGIDEAELEEAIKKFVISGLHKVLFSESELKKFEKFMPKSDKAKRFLDLLQG, from the coding sequence ATGACGACGACTGAAGAGCTCGTCGCCCAGGTCAACAAGATACTCGACGATATAGGCATAGACCTGGGTGAGCTCTTCGAAAACTTCGAGCCCGCTAAGTTAGCCTACACCCTCCAGCGCAACGTTTCCCTTTTGAACGACCTCCAGGACGAGCTCGAGAGGCGCGTTGGGGAAACGGCTCCCTCCGTCCGCTTCATGGACAAGAAGAACAAGGACCCCCACCTCCAGTGGATTTACAGGAAGAAGCACAACAGGGCTTTGGCCCTTGAGAGGCTCCGCTCCGCTATAACCGCCCACAAGATGGCCTTGGCGTTGCTCTCGGCCAACTATACCTTCAAGCTCGGCAGGAAGGAGATTCCGATAGATGCCATAACGAAGGAGAACTTCGAGAAGGTCAGGGCCGTTGAGAAGCCCGTGAAGCTCGGCAGGCTCGAAGTCCTTCCGCACCTCGCCTATTCCGGCGACGTGTTGCGCCTTCTGGCCAAGGAGAGCATCGAGGTCAGAGAGACTTTCAAGTTCATAAAGGGCAAGCTCCGCGAGAAGGGAACCGTCAGGACGAAGAGCATAAGGATTGAGGTTGAATACTTCGAGAACAACAGGCTGAAGAAAGCAAGACTCGACCTTCCGGCCGATGCAGACATCGAGATGGAGCTCAGGAAGCGCTTCGGGAGAAGGTTCCGCTGGCGCGTTCTGACGTTCGTGAAGACGAGGGGAGTTCTCATAAACAACCACTACACCGTTGACAACCTCGCACTTGCCTACGCCTCCCTCGACCCCGAGAACGGCGCCGAAAAGCTCGGCCTGGACATCTTCCGCTACTACTTCCTCACCTCCTCGACGGAGCGCGAGACCCTGGGTATCTTCCCCGGGATAAAGCTCTGCGTCGACTGCCACTACTCAATCCTTGATTTGCCCTTCAGGCACGAGAAGGACTTCAAGACCGGTCAGGGGAGCATCTACGTCATAAGGAAGTGCGAGATGGAGGAACAGCTGACCGGGAAGAGGAAGGACATAACAACGATTCCCAACTACCTCCTCGGAGGGGTTCTGCTCTACGGCATGAGTCCATACGACGAAGGAAAAGTCGCAGAGGTCCTCGGGATTGACGAGGCCGAGTTGGAGGAGGCCATAAAGAAGTTCGTGATTTCCGGCCTGCACAAGGTTCTGTTCAGCGAGAGCGAGCTGAAGAAGTTCGAGAAGTTCATGCCGAAGAGCGACAAGGCCAAGCGCTTCCTCGACCTCCTGCAGGGGTGA
- a CDS encoding DNA topoisomerase IV subunit A translates to MPKSKAIKRERPKEKFSYDPRKVLSKLEEYGRSVLEAIKSGKNPYFDIPTRGLNNVYFDEKAKLIRMGDKLSRRYFLNVAHARKFMQTLLIMAYVKRLVAEGKHASLREAYYANKHTIPGTKENTFEDQRESDPIIEDLERMLGVLREEMHITADRRGYIYGDIVIRDGEDEFNASKLGSGGWAVPGTVEHIQFPEINVDYALVVETAAMADRLIEEKFPKKEKALIIATQGQASRGVRRLIHRLHYEEGLPIIVFTDGDPYGWYIYSTIKQGSINLAYLSDKLATPEARFVGMTMDDIKRYGLENVTEKLKGIPPNKKGGPTGDYKRILEEMEYPWFQNKEWQRQLKMALKWGVRIEQQALANKSLEFVAKEYLPEKINNGDLLP, encoded by the coding sequence ATGCCTAAATCCAAGGCAATAAAGCGCGAGAGGCCCAAGGAGAAGTTCTCCTACGACCCGAGAAAAGTGCTCAGCAAGCTTGAGGAGTACGGCAGGAGCGTCCTCGAGGCCATTAAGTCGGGCAAGAACCCCTACTTTGACATACCAACGCGCGGTTTAAACAACGTCTACTTCGACGAGAAGGCCAAGCTCATCAGAATGGGCGATAAGCTTTCGAGGCGTTACTTCCTCAACGTTGCTCATGCCAGAAAGTTCATGCAAACCCTGCTCATAATGGCCTACGTGAAAAGGCTCGTCGCCGAGGGCAAGCACGCGAGCCTTCGTGAAGCCTACTACGCCAACAAGCACACGATTCCCGGAACGAAGGAGAACACCTTCGAGGACCAGCGCGAGAGCGACCCGATTATCGAGGATTTGGAGAGGATGCTCGGAGTCCTGCGTGAGGAGATGCACATCACAGCGGACAGGCGCGGTTACATCTACGGTGACATAGTCATCCGCGACGGTGAGGACGAGTTCAACGCGAGCAAGCTCGGAAGCGGTGGCTGGGCCGTCCCGGGAACGGTCGAGCACATTCAGTTCCCGGAGATAAACGTTGACTACGCCCTCGTTGTCGAGACCGCCGCTATGGCCGACCGTCTCATCGAGGAAAAGTTCCCGAAGAAGGAGAAAGCTTTAATCATAGCGACCCAGGGACAGGCCTCGCGTGGCGTCAGGCGTTTAATCCACAGGCTTCACTACGAGGAAGGCCTGCCAATCATCGTCTTCACCGATGGCGACCCCTACGGTTGGTACATCTACTCCACCATAAAGCAGGGCTCGATAAACCTCGCCTACCTCAGCGACAAGCTTGCAACGCCCGAGGCGAGGTTCGTGGGCATGACGATGGACGACATAAAGCGCTATGGTTTAGAGAACGTCACCGAGAAGCTCAAGGGAATCCCGCCCAACAAGAAAGGTGGTCCGACGGGCGACTACAAGAGAATCCTTGAGGAAATGGAGTACCCCTGGTTCCAGAACAAGGAGTGGCAGAGACAGCTCAAGATGGCCCTCAAGTGGGGCGTCAGGATTGAACAGCAGGCTCTGGCTAATAAGTCCCTCGAGTTCGTCGCCAAGGAGTATTTACCGGAAAAGATAAACAACGGTGATTTGCTACCATGA
- the top6B gene encoding DNA topoisomerase VI subunit B, translated as MAEANQLFKEFKIQSVSEFFRRNAAMLGYTGKVRSLTTLVHEAVTNSLDACEEAGISPYIRVEIEELGREHYKVVVEDNGPGIPEKYITHVFGKMLAGTKAHRNIQSRGQQGIGISGAVMFAQITSGKATRVVTSTGNEIIEAWVKIDVDRNEGKIVKKEKHPNPDGWHGTRIELEVKNVKYMRSKQGVYWYLKLTAIANPHAHIELIEPDGRLIVFPRSSDEIPEPPVEMKPHPKGVLTDDVYRMAKKTRRTSVRRFLVGEFSRISDKKVDELVEYIAALRLIKTVEDKKVQEQLYERLMKGEVKAVLRSFKGYTKVVKQVARMMEKPPEKLTWHEAEEIVEAFKYMKFLAPPTHGLRPIGEENIEKGLKGILKPEFVTAVTRPPKVYSGGIPFQVEVGLAYGGEIPSGFELLRYANRVPLLFDAGSCVTTQAARSIDWKRYRVDDLDRTPLVLMINVVSVHVPYTGTGKQSIASVDEIYNEIRLAIMDAARRLQTYLSGKHRRLYQVKRKKTFEKYVPEIARALSVLTGEPEEKIREYFIRFIESHFASKGQEVSENA; from the coding sequence ATGGCCGAGGCGAATCAGCTCTTTAAGGAGTTCAAAATCCAGAGCGTCAGCGAGTTCTTCAGGCGAAACGCGGCAATGCTCGGCTACACCGGAAAAGTCCGCTCGCTTACAACGCTCGTCCACGAGGCAGTGACGAACTCGCTCGACGCCTGTGAGGAGGCCGGGATTTCCCCCTACATAAGGGTCGAGATTGAGGAACTCGGAAGGGAGCACTACAAGGTGGTTGTGGAGGACAACGGCCCGGGAATCCCGGAGAAGTACATAACCCACGTCTTTGGAAAGATGCTGGCCGGAACGAAGGCCCACAGGAACATACAGAGCAGGGGCCAGCAGGGTATCGGTATAAGCGGTGCGGTGATGTTCGCCCAGATAACGAGCGGAAAGGCCACGCGCGTCGTGACCTCGACGGGCAACGAGATAATAGAGGCCTGGGTAAAGATTGACGTTGACAGAAACGAGGGTAAAATCGTAAAGAAGGAGAAGCACCCGAACCCGGACGGCTGGCACGGGACGAGGATAGAGCTCGAAGTCAAGAACGTCAAGTACATGCGCTCCAAGCAGGGTGTCTACTGGTACCTCAAGCTCACCGCGATAGCGAATCCACACGCACACATCGAGCTCATTGAGCCCGACGGAAGGCTAATCGTCTTCCCGCGCTCGAGCGACGAGATTCCGGAACCGCCGGTTGAGATGAAGCCCCACCCGAAGGGCGTTCTCACGGACGACGTTTATAGAATGGCCAAGAAGACGAGAAGGACGAGCGTGAGGCGCTTCCTCGTCGGCGAGTTTTCGAGGATAAGCGACAAGAAGGTTGACGAGCTCGTCGAGTACATAGCGGCACTGAGGCTCATCAAGACGGTCGAGGACAAGAAGGTTCAGGAACAGCTCTACGAGAGGCTCATGAAGGGGGAGGTTAAAGCCGTTCTCCGCTCCTTCAAGGGCTACACCAAGGTCGTCAAGCAGGTCGCGAGGATGATGGAGAAACCGCCCGAAAAACTCACCTGGCACGAGGCAGAGGAGATAGTCGAGGCCTTCAAGTACATGAAGTTCCTCGCTCCACCGACACACGGCCTCAGGCCCATAGGCGAGGAGAACATCGAGAAGGGTTTGAAGGGAATCCTCAAGCCTGAATTCGTAACGGCCGTAACGAGGCCCCCGAAGGTATACTCCGGCGGAATCCCCTTCCAGGTCGAGGTCGGCCTGGCCTATGGTGGTGAGATACCGAGCGGTTTCGAGCTTTTAAGATACGCGAACCGCGTTCCACTCCTCTTCGATGCTGGCTCGTGTGTGACCACTCAAGCGGCCCGCTCGATAGACTGGAAGCGCTACCGCGTTGACGACCTCGACAGAACCCCGCTCGTGCTCATGATTAACGTCGTTTCAGTCCACGTCCCCTACACCGGAACCGGAAAGCAGAGCATAGCGAGCGTTGACGAGATTTACAACGAGATTCGCCTGGCCATAATGGACGCGGCGAGAAGGCTCCAAACCTACCTCAGCGGAAAGCACAGACGCCTCTACCAGGTCAAGAGGAAGAAAACCTTTGAGAAGTACGTGCCCGAGATAGCGAGGGCTTTAAGCGTTCTCACGGGCGAGCCTGAGGAGAAGATTAGGGAGTACTTCATCAGGTTTATAGAGAGTCACTTTGCCTCCAAGGGGCAGGAGGTGAGCGAGAATGCCTAA
- a CDS encoding KH domain-containing protein, translating to MDEFERLLKKYERVDKDGKPIEEPEFGEIDYVAEGEQEEFVRIPKERIAVLIGRKGKTKKEIEERTGTKIEVDSETGEVFITSTKETRDPLAVWKARDVVLAIGRGFSPERAFRLFNEGEILEVVNLTDIVVGNEKNALPRVRGRIIGRKGRTREIIEEMSGADVSVYGKTVAIIGNPIQVEVARTAIEKLAKGSPHGVVYRYLERRKKDLELESSAYYEALEGGPENELEE from the coding sequence ATGGACGAGTTTGAGAGACTCCTGAAGAAGTACGAGCGCGTTGATAAGGATGGAAAACCGATTGAAGAGCCCGAGTTCGGCGAGATTGATTACGTGGCCGAGGGCGAGCAGGAGGAGTTCGTCAGGATTCCGAAGGAGAGGATAGCCGTCCTCATAGGTAGAAAGGGCAAGACCAAGAAGGAAATCGAGGAGCGCACAGGCACGAAAATAGAGGTGGACAGCGAGACCGGGGAGGTCTTCATCACCTCCACGAAGGAAACCAGGGACCCGCTCGCGGTCTGGAAGGCGAGGGATGTTGTTCTTGCAATCGGAAGGGGCTTCTCGCCGGAGAGGGCATTCAGGCTCTTCAACGAGGGTGAAATCCTCGAGGTCGTGAACCTAACCGACATAGTCGTCGGAAACGAGAAGAACGCCCTGCCGAGGGTCAGAGGCAGGATAATCGGACGGAAAGGAAGGACGCGGGAGATTATCGAGGAGATGAGCGGTGCAGACGTGAGCGTTTACGGAAAGACCGTCGCGATTATCGGTAATCCGATTCAGGTCGAGGTGGCCAGGACGGCCATCGAGAAGCTCGCCAAGGGCTCGCCCCACGGCGTCGTTTACCGCTACCTCGAAAGGCGCAAGAAGGACCTCGAGCTTGAGAGTTCTGCCTACTACGAGGCCCTTGAGGGCGGGCCCGAGAACGAACTGGAGGAATGA
- a CDS encoding serine protein kinase RIO, whose translation MREEALEREVEEILGLRDRREKDSELYKIANEVFDRTTKETLAYLHRRGKIEELYGVISTGKEANVFAGVDSEGNRIAVKIYRTYTTEFRRIWEYLAADPRIGYLPKDMRKLVFQWTRREFKNLQRAIKYAVRVPEPIIFRNNVLVMEFIGDEMPAPRLKDVERELERSDFEELYDYLIGVIERLWKRGDMVHGDLSEYNVLLWDGPVVIDWSQATVRRNRMSVELLKRDLRNVTNYFARKGVDVEDYEVKLRELIER comes from the coding sequence ATGCGCGAGGAAGCCCTTGAAAGGGAAGTCGAGGAGATACTGGGCCTCAGGGATAGGCGGGAGAAGGACAGCGAGCTCTACAAGATAGCCAACGAGGTCTTCGACAGAACGACCAAGGAAACCCTGGCCTACCTCCACCGTCGCGGTAAAATCGAGGAGCTCTACGGCGTAATAAGCACGGGTAAGGAAGCAAACGTCTTCGCTGGGGTTGATTCGGAGGGCAACAGGATAGCGGTGAAGATTTACAGAACTTACACCACCGAGTTCAGGAGGATATGGGAGTACCTCGCGGCGGACCCGCGCATCGGCTACCTGCCGAAGGACATGCGGAAGCTCGTCTTCCAGTGGACCCGGAGGGAGTTCAAGAACCTCCAGAGGGCGATAAAGTACGCCGTCCGCGTTCCCGAGCCGATAATCTTTCGCAACAACGTCCTGGTAATGGAGTTCATCGGCGACGAGATGCCGGCTCCACGGCTGAAGGACGTTGAGAGAGAGCTTGAGAGAAGCGACTTTGAGGAGCTCTACGATTACCTAATCGGCGTCATCGAGAGGCTTTGGAAGCGCGGTGACATGGTTCACGGCGATTTGAGCGAGTACAACGTCCTGCTCTGGGACGGGCCGGTGGTCATAGACTGGTCGCAGGCCACCGTCAGGAGAAACCGCATGAGCGTCGAGCTTTTAAAGCGCGACCTGAGGAACGTTACCAACTACTTCGCGAGGAAGGGGGTTGACGTTGAGGATTACGAGGTTAAGCTCCGCGAGCTGATTGAGAGGTGA
- the eif1A gene encoding translation initiation factor eIF-1A has product MAYRKGRGGKKKNRQVEGDEVIRVPLPDRSQGQLFGVIEQALGAGWMDVRCEDGKIRRCRIPGKLRRRMWMRVGDVVIVQPWPVQTDERGDIVYRYTRTQVDWLLRKGKISQDFLSGGELLF; this is encoded by the coding sequence ATGGCGTACAGGAAAGGTAGGGGCGGTAAAAAGAAGAACAGGCAGGTGGAGGGCGACGAGGTTATTCGCGTTCCCCTCCCGGACAGGAGCCAGGGACAGCTCTTCGGAGTCATAGAGCAGGCCCTCGGTGCCGGATGGATGGACGTCCGCTGTGAGGACGGCAAGATAAGGAGATGCAGGATTCCGGGCAAGCTCAGGAGAAGGATGTGGATGCGCGTTGGCGACGTCGTCATCGTCCAGCCCTGGCCGGTTCAGACCGACGAGCGCGGGGACATCGTCTACCGCTACACGAGGACCCAGGTGGACTGGCTCCTCAGGAAGGGCAAGATAAGCCAGGACTTCCTCTCCGGCGGGGAGCTGTTGTTCTGA
- a CDS encoding metal ABC transporter ATP-binding protein, whose product MTAVEAENLTILYEGKPALSDVTFRLDEGKTLLLLGPNGAGKTTLLKTIACFHREYRGNLLVFGRNPCDARHLIGYVPQSSSLNERVPLTALEVVAMGGLYRRGFVHFKIPEEVLKKAEEVLTFVGLGHVKDKLFRELSEGQKQRVLLARALMSDPKLLLLDEPLSALDPSARAEVTNVLSKIKSEKNVTMIITTHDINPLLEIGDLVMLINKRLIAFGKPEEVLTDGVIKSVYGPLAKVIPVGGKLYCITGDFHLHRDRGGGL is encoded by the coding sequence ATGACCGCGGTGGAGGCAGAGAACCTTACGATACTCTACGAGGGCAAACCTGCTTTGAGCGACGTGACGTTCAGGTTAGATGAAGGTAAAACCCTGCTCCTCCTCGGCCCGAACGGTGCGGGAAAAACGACGCTTTTGAAAACGATAGCCTGCTTCCACCGCGAGTACAGGGGAAATCTCCTCGTCTTTGGAAGGAACCCCTGCGACGCGAGGCATCTGATAGGCTACGTCCCCCAGAGCAGTTCCCTCAACGAGCGCGTTCCCTTAACGGCCCTCGAAGTTGTCGCGATGGGCGGGCTCTACAGGAGGGGCTTCGTTCACTTCAAGATTCCGGAGGAGGTTCTGAAGAAGGCCGAGGAGGTTCTAACCTTCGTGGGCCTCGGCCACGTTAAGGACAAACTCTTCCGCGAGCTTTCAGAGGGACAGAAGCAGAGGGTCCTGCTCGCGAGGGCTTTAATGAGCGACCCCAAGCTTCTCCTCCTCGACGAGCCCCTCTCAGCGTTGGACCCGAGCGCGAGGGCAGAGGTAACGAACGTCCTCAGCAAGATAAAATCCGAGAAGAACGTCACGATGATAATAACAACCCACGACATAAACCCGCTCCTTGAGATAGGCGACCTCGTGATGCTGATTAACAAGAGGCTGATAGCCTTTGGAAAACCGGAGGAAGTCCTAACGGATGGAGTCATCAAGTCCGTCTACGGCCCGCTGGCGAAGGTAATCCCTGTCGGCGGAAAGCTCTACTGCATAACCGGCGACTTCCACCTCCACAGGGACAGGGGTGGTGGGCTGTGA
- a CDS encoding metal ABC transporter permease: protein MIPEFILRAILASVMVSVLLGLLSPLINTKGLAFLTHALFHALLLGAVLGMILALLFNNYALVTLVALIVTIAIVLIIAQLEKLGFTPDSAVGIVASFVAGLTVLGFGILYKVMASRPYFPLTENIVSYLTGDIFLITLNNLTVLILGGALIFFVLLFLYRDFLYLSFDPEGLESYGGNARAYLMILYVLVGAIGALIVQTVGLITLQVVAVLPGAIALMVSSDLRKVLAVSLLLTLTVQLSSVVLAYFTAIPPSGIATIMLGVIYGALLFRR from the coding sequence GTGATTCCCGAGTTCATACTGAGGGCAATCCTCGCGAGTGTAATGGTCAGCGTCCTCCTCGGCCTGCTGAGCCCGCTGATAAACACCAAGGGTTTGGCTTTCCTCACTCACGCGCTCTTTCACGCCCTCCTCCTTGGAGCCGTCCTCGGAATGATTCTGGCTTTGCTGTTCAACAACTACGCCCTCGTAACCCTCGTCGCGCTCATAGTCACGATTGCAATCGTCCTAATCATAGCCCAGCTCGAAAAGCTCGGTTTCACCCCCGATTCGGCCGTAGGAATAGTGGCGAGCTTCGTTGCAGGCCTAACGGTTCTCGGCTTCGGAATCCTCTACAAGGTCATGGCGAGCAGGCCCTACTTCCCGCTTACCGAGAACATCGTTTCCTACCTTACGGGCGACATATTCCTCATAACCCTCAACAACCTGACGGTTCTAATCCTCGGCGGTGCGCTCATCTTCTTTGTCCTCCTCTTCCTCTACCGCGACTTCCTCTACCTCAGCTTCGACCCGGAGGGGCTTGAGAGCTACGGCGGGAACGCGAGGGCCTACCTCATGATTCTCTACGTCCTCGTGGGGGCGATTGGCGCTTTAATCGTCCAGACGGTTGGACTAATAACCCTCCAGGTCGTTGCAGTTCTGCCCGGCGCGATAGCGCTCATGGTGAGCTCGGATTTGAGGAAGGTCCTCGCGGTTAGCCTGCTTTTAACCCTCACCGTCCAGCTCTCGTCGGTTGTTCTGGCATACTTCACGGCAATCCCGCCGAGCGGTATAGCGACCATAATGCTGGGCGTAATCTACGGCGCGCTCCTCTTCCGGAGGTGA